Proteins found in one Ctenopharyngodon idella isolate HZGC_01 chromosome 16, HZGC01, whole genome shotgun sequence genomic segment:
- the coq3 gene encoding ubiquinone biosynthesis O-methyltransferase, mitochondrial isoform X1 gives MYSKKFARLAFGLLAESTFISRLTRNVSSKVKPLRSLCSWTVCQHHRQENQLSNGLTRLNVRTVSHTTLDPAEVRKFQAMASKWWDLQGDFSALHSMNDLRVPFIRDNLLNVHGVWQLGKPLTGLRILDVGCGGGVLSEPLGRLGADVLGIDPVEDSVWTADLHCSYDPELRERVRYQACTLEDLAEEEVEGFHAVVASEVVEHLADLDAFANCCHQVLKPGGSLFITTINKTNLSYVFGIVAAEQLLRIVPSGTHDWEKFISPEDLERLLESFGFHVDSIRGMMYNPLTGAWSWQQSTAINYALHAVKRKEEPQPDRVWAESENLNEPGQAKSYS, from the exons ATGTACTCCAAGAAATTTGCACGATTAGCTTTTGGGCTGTTAGCAGAATCGACGTTTATAAGTCGATTAACTCGAAACGTGTCCTCTAAAGTGAAACCATTGCGGTCTCTGTGCAGCTGGACGGTGTGTCAGCATCACCGACAAGAGAATCAGCTGTCAAACGG ATTGACCCGTCTAAATGTCCGCACGGTTTCCCATACTACTCTCGACCCCGCTGAGGTACGGAAGTTTCAGGCCATGGCGAGCAAATGGTGGGACTTGCAGGGAGATTTTTCAGCCCTGCACTCCATGAATGACCTGAGAGTGCCTTTCATAAG GGATAATTTGTTGAATGTGCACGGCGTCTGGCAGTTGGGCAAACCTCTGACTGGGCTCAGAATATTGGACGTCGGCTGTGGTGGAGGCGTGCTGAGTGAG CCACTAGGGAGGCTAGGAGCAGATGTCCTGGGAATTGACCCAGTGGAGGACAGTGTGTGGACTGCAGACCTGCACTGCTCCTACGATCCCGAATTGCGGGAGAGAGTTCGCTATCAGGCCTGCACCCTGGAAGACCTCGCTGAGGAGGAAGTAGAGGGATTTCATGCCGTAGTGGCATCTGAGGTGGTGGAACATCTGGCCGACCTGGACGCCTTTGCCAACTGCTGCCATCAGGTGTTGAAG CCTGGTGGCTCTCTTTTCATCACCACTATTAACAAAACCAACTTGTCCTACGTTTTTGGGATAGTAGCAGCGGAGCAGCTGTTAAGGATTGTACCGAGTGGCACTCATGACTGGGAGAAATTCATCAGCCCAGAGGATCTGGAACGACTGCTGGAGTCTT TTGGTTTCCACGTGGATTCTATCAGAGGCATGATGTACAATCCTCTCACAGGAGCGTGGAGCTGGCAGCAGAGCACTGCTATCAACTATGCTTTGCATGCAGTCAAACGCAAAGAAGAGCCCCAGCCTGACCGGGTTTGGGCTGAGAGTGAGAATCTGAATGAGCCAGGTCAAGCCAAAAGTTACAGTTGA
- the pnisr gene encoding arginine/serine-rich protein PNISR isoform X1, producing MWDQGGQPWPQWPLGSQQQWMQSFQHQQDPGQVDWAALAQAWIAQKESTGGVADPPGIQPNGQEMQNMEPPAHNNHGAFPGDPNFGRGWQPEWGMHGQPPPHPPEQAWIPPGQGPMDVVNPSEDSNSQDSLEFPGDPHHGGFPQNSHGFGGQPEPYPIGPVGVNQFDYQHGAAPTGAAYGPPSTGFHAPYWPDGPQNRRDRLPGFRPERPRSPNQMGIKPETPTLDAVKRRTLPAWIREGLEKMDREKQKKLEKERMEKERAEMAINERDSDMVEEEGDGPRLPRKSKFDSDDEDGEDGAGEDGESERRRLEFGGRSSPPVQEDQSEPEMTEEEKEFQLMLMTKTLLTEVLLEVTNEEIFLVAKETHRKATKAPAKQLAQSNALASLTGLGGLGEYGSDESEDEERSAKGSDSSDTDDEELQHRIRQKQDAFRRKEREEQQQLQERLALEAQTIKEDLASDRVSRERAGYEEQTESKHKQEVREREAEPTVERRRSRSEPEVSEVKRVSKEHTGRNGGSASPSPSERRSRTSSSSSSSSRSSSSSSSSSRSSSRSSSPRRKRRRSRSTSRGTRRRSRSRSSHRHHSERDKGRDRRRSSRTHSTERSSRHRKRSHSRQRRSSRGRRSRSKASRSRSRERRRSRDRRRSRSRSTSRNRRKQKASSKDRDRDRRKERSRSHEKEKKKKEKELDKKKDKQKGKEKESEGSSVRDEEDDGKSRRKKESERTDSHSERFSRQDSKSSKKGSAKASKKYSDSESSRSRSPSPEVSKEKKSKKSKRSRSRSTERSHKSGKKASRKHKSKSRSRSTSPSRRKR from the exons ATGTGGGACCAGGGAGGACAACCCTGGCCTCAGTGGCCTCTGGGCTCGCAGCAGCAGTGGATGCAGTCATTTCAGCATCAGCAGGATCCAG gtCAAGTGGACTGGGCTGCTCTAGCACAAGCATGGATAGCACAGAAAGAATCCACTGGAGGGGTTGCTGACCCGCCAGGGATTCAGCCCAATGGTCAGGAGATGCAAAACATGGAACCTCCAGCCCATAATAACCATGGTGCCTTTCCAGGCGATCCCAATTTTGGCAGGGGTTGGCAACCAG AGTGGGGAATGCATGGCCAGCCTCCTCCTCACCCTCCAGAACAAGCATGGATTCCTCCTGGCCAAGGACCGATGGATGTTGTCAACCCATCAGAAGACAGTAACAGTCAAGATAGTTTGGAATTTCCTGGAGACCCACACCATGGGGGCTTTCCTCAAAACAGTCATGGATTTGGGGGTCAGCCTGAGCCTTACCCTATTGGACCAGTTGGTGTCAATCAGTTTGATTATCAG CATGGAGCAGCTCCAACGGGGGCAGCATATGGACCACCCTCCACCGGGTTTCATGCACCTTATTGGCCCGACGGACCTCAGAACAGAAGAGACCGGCTTCCTGGCTTCAGACCAGAACGGCCCAGATCCCCAAACCAGATGGGAATAAAACCAGAGACGCCAACTCTTG ATGCTGTTAAACGGAGGACCTTGCCGGCATGGATTCGAGAAGGCCTGGAAAAGATGGACCGTGAGAAGCAAAAAAAGTTGGAGAAGGAGAGGATGGAGAAAGAGCGTGCTGAAATGGCAATTAATGAAAGGGATAGCGATATGGTAGAGGAGGAAGGTGATGGGCCTCGGTTGCCACGCAAGAGCAAATTT GACAGTGATGATGAGGATGGTGAAGATGGTGCCGGTGAGGATGGCGAATCAGAGAGGAGGAGGCTGGAGTTTGGTGGTAGAAGTTCTCCTCCTGTTCAGGAAGACCAGAGTGAACCAGAAATGACAGAAGAGGAGAAAGAGTTTCAGCTG ATGTTGATGACTAAAACTCTTCTCACCGAAGTCCTCCTTGAAGTCACAAATGAGGAGATCTTCCTAGTGGCTAAAGAGACTCATCGCAAAGCCACCAAAG CTCCTGCAAAACAGCTGGCACAGTCAAATGCACTGGCTTCTCTGACCGGCCTTG GAGGGCTGGGTGAGTACGGCTCAGACGAGAGTGAGGATGAGGAGCGGAGCGCGAAGGGGTCGGATTCATCAGACACAGACGATGAGGAGCTGCAGCACCGCATTCGCCAGAAACAGGATGCCTTCCGTCGCAAAGAGAGGGAGGAGCAGCAGCAGCTGCAGGAGAGGCTGGCACTGGAGGCACAGACTATAAAAG aaGATTTGGCATCGGACAGAGTGAGCAGAGAGAGGGCAGGTTATGAGGAGCAGACAGAGTCCAAACACAAACAGGAAGTTAGGGAAAGGGAGGCGGAGCCTACAGTAGAGCGACGCAGGTCGCGTAGTGAGCCTGAGGTCAGTGAGGTCAAGCGGGTGAGCAAAGAGCACACAGGGCGTAACGGAGGAAGTGCCAGCCCCTCACCGAGTGAGCGACGTAGCCGCACATCCAGCTCTAGCTCTTCCAGCAGCCGGTCCTCTtcatcctcctcatcctcctctcGCAGCTCCTCCCGCTCCTCCTCTCCCAGAAGGAAAAGGCGACGCAGCCGCTCCACCTCTCGTGGGACTCGCAGGCGCAGCCGAAGTCGCAGCTCTCACAGGCATCACTCAGAGCGCGACAAGGGCAGAGACAGGAGGCGGAGCAGCCGCACACACAGCACCGAACGTTCCTCTCGTCACAGGAAGCGCAGCCATTCGCGGCAGCGCAGATCCAGCAGGGGCCGCAGGAGCAGGTCCAAAGCCAGTCGCAGCCGCAGCAGAGAGAGGCGGCGCAGCAGGGACCGCAGGCGCAGCCGGAGTCGCAGTACGAGCCGCAACAGGCGGAAACAGAAAGCCTCCAGCAAGGACAGGGACAGAGACAGGAGGAAAGAGAGAAGCCGGAGCCATGaaaaggagaagaaaaaaaaagagaaagaattagataaaaagaaagacaaacagaaGGGCaaggagaaagagagcgagGGCAGTTCAGTAAGGGATGAGGAAGACGATGGCAAATCGAGGCGGAAAAAAGAGAGCGAGAGGACTGACTCTCACAGTGAGAGGTTTTCTCGGCAAGACAGCAAATCTAGCAAGAAAGGCTCCGCCAAAGCTAGCAAAAAGTATTCTGATTCAGAGTCCAGCAGGAGCAGGTCCCCTTCCCCTGAGGTtagcaaagaaaaaaagtctaagAAATCAAAACGTAGTCGATCAAGGTCAACGGAAAGATCTCACAAGTCTGGTAAGAAGGCAAGCCGCAAACACAAGTCTAAGTCACGATCAAG GTCCACGTCTCCCAGCCGTCGCAAGCGTTGA
- the coq3 gene encoding ubiquinone biosynthesis O-methyltransferase, mitochondrial isoform X2, producing MASKWWDLQGDFSALHSMNDLRVPFIRDNLLNVHGVWQLGKPLTGLRILDVGCGGGVLSEPLGRLGADVLGIDPVEDSVWTADLHCSYDPELRERVRYQACTLEDLAEEEVEGFHAVVASEVVEHLADLDAFANCCHQVLKPGGSLFITTINKTNLSYVFGIVAAEQLLRIVPSGTHDWEKFISPEDLERLLESFGFHVDSIRGMMYNPLTGAWSWQQSTAINYALHAVKRKEEPQPDRVWAESENLNEPGQAKSYS from the exons ATGGCGAGCAAATGGTGGGACTTGCAGGGAGATTTTTCAGCCCTGCACTCCATGAATGACCTGAGAGTGCCTTTCATAAG GGATAATTTGTTGAATGTGCACGGCGTCTGGCAGTTGGGCAAACCTCTGACTGGGCTCAGAATATTGGACGTCGGCTGTGGTGGAGGCGTGCTGAGTGAG CCACTAGGGAGGCTAGGAGCAGATGTCCTGGGAATTGACCCAGTGGAGGACAGTGTGTGGACTGCAGACCTGCACTGCTCCTACGATCCCGAATTGCGGGAGAGAGTTCGCTATCAGGCCTGCACCCTGGAAGACCTCGCTGAGGAGGAAGTAGAGGGATTTCATGCCGTAGTGGCATCTGAGGTGGTGGAACATCTGGCCGACCTGGACGCCTTTGCCAACTGCTGCCATCAGGTGTTGAAG CCTGGTGGCTCTCTTTTCATCACCACTATTAACAAAACCAACTTGTCCTACGTTTTTGGGATAGTAGCAGCGGAGCAGCTGTTAAGGATTGTACCGAGTGGCACTCATGACTGGGAGAAATTCATCAGCCCAGAGGATCTGGAACGACTGCTGGAGTCTT TTGGTTTCCACGTGGATTCTATCAGAGGCATGATGTACAATCCTCTCACAGGAGCGTGGAGCTGGCAGCAGAGCACTGCTATCAACTATGCTTTGCATGCAGTCAAACGCAAAGAAGAGCCCCAGCCTGACCGGGTTTGGGCTGAGAGTGAGAATCTGAATGAGCCAGGTCAAGCCAAAAGTTACAGTTGA
- the faxcb gene encoding failed axon connections homolog codes for MYWVAGFASSRSFVVDLGRNPSPSFGLCGSDERHLFYGYIVAVPVQDFGGIMSGLVSDSWWRKTLYITGGALLAAAAYLLHELLSIRKEQELDSKDAIILHQFSRPKNGVPSLSPFCLKMETYLRMVDLPYQNYFDGSLSSQGKMPWVEYNYEQVCGTEFIIDFLEEKLGVSLNKSLSAQEQALARAITTMVEEHFYWTIAYCQWVDNVQETQRMLDLPGPLSDLLKWILCQLTGGIVKREMYCHGIGCFTKEEVYTLMEKDMRTLATLLGDKKYIMGPKLSSVDATVFGHLAQAMWTLPGTRPEQLIKGELINLAMYCERIRRKFWPEWFVDLEDFCYDSDNDSSGTPTCLMDLGLFSRTDTLEESDLSLPSHSNTHSHDSDHSGRSLSDSDIEVDGSDVEQVKS; via the exons atgtacTGGGTTGCTGGTTTCGCCTCCTCCCGGTCGTTCGTGGTTGATCTCGGCCGGAATCCGAGCCCGTCCTTCGGGTTGTGTGGCTCTGATGAGCGTCACTTATTTTATGGGTACATAGTTGCCGTCCCCGTGCAGGATTTCGGCGGGATCATGTCGGGATTGGTATCGGATTCCTGGTGGAGGAAGACGCTTTACATCACCGGAGGTGCCCTGCTGGCTGCGGCTGCGTATCTACTGCACGAGCTGCTCTCCATCAG GAAGGAGCAGGAGTTGGATTCTAAAGACGCCATCATCCTTCACCAGTTCTCCAGGCCAAAAAACGGGGTGCCGAGCCTGTCACCTTTCTGCCTGAAAATGGAGACATATCTGCGCATGGTTGATCTGCCCTATCAA AATTACTTTGACGGAAGCCTCTCTTCCCAGGGCAAGATGCCTTGGGTTGAGTATAACTACGAGCAGGTATGCGGAACTGAATTTATAATTGACTTTCTGGAGGAGAAACTTGGTGTGAGCTTGAACAAGAGTCTGAGCGCTCAGGAGCAGGCGCTAGCACGGGCTATCACCACGATGGTGGAGGAACACTTTTACTG GACCATTGCATACTGTCAGTGGGTGGATAATGTTCAGGAGACTCAGAGGATGCTAGACCTTCCCGGGCCCCTCAGTGACCTGCTTAAATGGATCCTGTGTCAGCTGACTGGTGGGATTGTAAAGAGAGAGATGTACTGTCATGGCATTGGCTGTTTCACTAAAGAGGAGGTTTACACCCTCATGGAGAAGGACATGCGCACACTAGCCACACTGCTAG GGGACAAGAAGTACATCATGGGTCCCAAGCTGTCCAGTGTGGATGCCACAGTGTTCGGTCACCTTGCACAAGCCATGTGGACACTGCCTGGCACACGGCCTGAGCAGCTCATTAAAG GAGAACTGATCAACCTTGCCATGTACTGTGAGCGCATACGGAGGAAGTTCTGGCCCGAGTGGTTTGTAGACTTAGAGGACTTCTGTTATGACAGCGACAACGACAGCAGTGGGACGCCCACCTGCCTGATGGACCTTGGTCTCTTTTCCAGGACCGACACTTTAGAGGAGAGCGATCTAAGCCTGCCTTCACATAGTAACACTCATTCTCATGACTCAGACCACTCTGGACGCTCGCTCTCAGACTCTGACATTGAAGTAGATGGCTCAGATGTGGAGCAGGTCAAGAGTTAA
- the pnisr gene encoding arginine/serine-rich protein PNISR isoform X2 — protein sequence MWDQGGQPWPQWPLGSQQQWMQSFQHQQDPGQVDWAALAQAWIAQKESTGGVADPPGIQPNGQEMQNMEPPAHNNHGAFPGDPNFGRGWQPEWGMHGQPPPHPPEQAWIPPGQGPMDVVNPSEDSNSQDSLEFPGDPHHGGFPQNSHGFGGQPEPYPIGPVGVNQFDYQHGAAPTGAAYGPPSTGFHAPYWPDGPQNRRDRLPGFRPERPRSPNQMGIKPETPTLDAVKRRTLPAWIREGLEKMDREKQKKLEKERMEKERAEMAINERDSDMVEEEGDGPRLPRKSKFDSDDEDGEDGAGEDGESERRRLEFGGRSSPPVQEDQSEPEMTEEEKEFQLMLMTKTLLTEVLLEVTNEEIFLVAKETHRKATKAPAKQLAQSNALASLTGLGGLGEYGSDESEDEERSAKGSDSSDTDDEELQHRIRQKQDAFRRKEREEQQQLQERLALEAQTIKDLASDRVSRERAGYEEQTESKHKQEVREREAEPTVERRRSRSEPEVSEVKRVSKEHTGRNGGSASPSPSERRSRTSSSSSSSSRSSSSSSSSSRSSSRSSSPRRKRRRSRSTSRGTRRRSRSRSSHRHHSERDKGRDRRRSSRTHSTERSSRHRKRSHSRQRRSSRGRRSRSKASRSRSRERRRSRDRRRSRSRSTSRNRRKQKASSKDRDRDRRKERSRSHEKEKKKKEKELDKKKDKQKGKEKESEGSSVRDEEDDGKSRRKKESERTDSHSERFSRQDSKSSKKGSAKASKKYSDSESSRSRSPSPEVSKEKKSKKSKRSRSRSTERSHKSGKKASRKHKSKSRSRSTSPSRRKR from the exons ATGTGGGACCAGGGAGGACAACCCTGGCCTCAGTGGCCTCTGGGCTCGCAGCAGCAGTGGATGCAGTCATTTCAGCATCAGCAGGATCCAG gtCAAGTGGACTGGGCTGCTCTAGCACAAGCATGGATAGCACAGAAAGAATCCACTGGAGGGGTTGCTGACCCGCCAGGGATTCAGCCCAATGGTCAGGAGATGCAAAACATGGAACCTCCAGCCCATAATAACCATGGTGCCTTTCCAGGCGATCCCAATTTTGGCAGGGGTTGGCAACCAG AGTGGGGAATGCATGGCCAGCCTCCTCCTCACCCTCCAGAACAAGCATGGATTCCTCCTGGCCAAGGACCGATGGATGTTGTCAACCCATCAGAAGACAGTAACAGTCAAGATAGTTTGGAATTTCCTGGAGACCCACACCATGGGGGCTTTCCTCAAAACAGTCATGGATTTGGGGGTCAGCCTGAGCCTTACCCTATTGGACCAGTTGGTGTCAATCAGTTTGATTATCAG CATGGAGCAGCTCCAACGGGGGCAGCATATGGACCACCCTCCACCGGGTTTCATGCACCTTATTGGCCCGACGGACCTCAGAACAGAAGAGACCGGCTTCCTGGCTTCAGACCAGAACGGCCCAGATCCCCAAACCAGATGGGAATAAAACCAGAGACGCCAACTCTTG ATGCTGTTAAACGGAGGACCTTGCCGGCATGGATTCGAGAAGGCCTGGAAAAGATGGACCGTGAGAAGCAAAAAAAGTTGGAGAAGGAGAGGATGGAGAAAGAGCGTGCTGAAATGGCAATTAATGAAAGGGATAGCGATATGGTAGAGGAGGAAGGTGATGGGCCTCGGTTGCCACGCAAGAGCAAATTT GACAGTGATGATGAGGATGGTGAAGATGGTGCCGGTGAGGATGGCGAATCAGAGAGGAGGAGGCTGGAGTTTGGTGGTAGAAGTTCTCCTCCTGTTCAGGAAGACCAGAGTGAACCAGAAATGACAGAAGAGGAGAAAGAGTTTCAGCTG ATGTTGATGACTAAAACTCTTCTCACCGAAGTCCTCCTTGAAGTCACAAATGAGGAGATCTTCCTAGTGGCTAAAGAGACTCATCGCAAAGCCACCAAAG CTCCTGCAAAACAGCTGGCACAGTCAAATGCACTGGCTTCTCTGACCGGCCTTG GAGGGCTGGGTGAGTACGGCTCAGACGAGAGTGAGGATGAGGAGCGGAGCGCGAAGGGGTCGGATTCATCAGACACAGACGATGAGGAGCTGCAGCACCGCATTCGCCAGAAACAGGATGCCTTCCGTCGCAAAGAGAGGGAGGAGCAGCAGCAGCTGCAGGAGAGGCTGGCACTGGAGGCACAGACTATAAAAG ATTTGGCATCGGACAGAGTGAGCAGAGAGAGGGCAGGTTATGAGGAGCAGACAGAGTCCAAACACAAACAGGAAGTTAGGGAAAGGGAGGCGGAGCCTACAGTAGAGCGACGCAGGTCGCGTAGTGAGCCTGAGGTCAGTGAGGTCAAGCGGGTGAGCAAAGAGCACACAGGGCGTAACGGAGGAAGTGCCAGCCCCTCACCGAGTGAGCGACGTAGCCGCACATCCAGCTCTAGCTCTTCCAGCAGCCGGTCCTCTtcatcctcctcatcctcctctcGCAGCTCCTCCCGCTCCTCCTCTCCCAGAAGGAAAAGGCGACGCAGCCGCTCCACCTCTCGTGGGACTCGCAGGCGCAGCCGAAGTCGCAGCTCTCACAGGCATCACTCAGAGCGCGACAAGGGCAGAGACAGGAGGCGGAGCAGCCGCACACACAGCACCGAACGTTCCTCTCGTCACAGGAAGCGCAGCCATTCGCGGCAGCGCAGATCCAGCAGGGGCCGCAGGAGCAGGTCCAAAGCCAGTCGCAGCCGCAGCAGAGAGAGGCGGCGCAGCAGGGACCGCAGGCGCAGCCGGAGTCGCAGTACGAGCCGCAACAGGCGGAAACAGAAAGCCTCCAGCAAGGACAGGGACAGAGACAGGAGGAAAGAGAGAAGCCGGAGCCATGaaaaggagaagaaaaaaaaagagaaagaattagataaaaagaaagacaaacagaaGGGCaaggagaaagagagcgagGGCAGTTCAGTAAGGGATGAGGAAGACGATGGCAAATCGAGGCGGAAAAAAGAGAGCGAGAGGACTGACTCTCACAGTGAGAGGTTTTCTCGGCAAGACAGCAAATCTAGCAAGAAAGGCTCCGCCAAAGCTAGCAAAAAGTATTCTGATTCAGAGTCCAGCAGGAGCAGGTCCCCTTCCCCTGAGGTtagcaaagaaaaaaagtctaagAAATCAAAACGTAGTCGATCAAGGTCAACGGAAAGATCTCACAAGTCTGGTAAGAAGGCAAGCCGCAAACACAAGTCTAAGTCACGATCAAG GTCCACGTCTCCCAGCCGTCGCAAGCGTTGA